A genomic region of Myxococcaceae bacterium JPH2 contains the following coding sequences:
- a CDS encoding carbohydrate porin yields MRYMAWLAGLLLVGGWSQPALATDPATPPPGITGDWGGWRQRLFEAGVVLQAGYVTELAYNARGGKGHALRQAGQLTAGLGVNLDTLVGVPGGSLRFTVTYRTGNDLGADMALGTLQLVQEVYGRGEVGRITQLWYEQSFLDRRLKWKLGRLTVGEDTADFPCDFQNLTFCGAQPGNIVGSYWFNWPVSQWGTRLRGEPSQQIALQLAAYEINPQNLNETFSIGHFSGATGVMVPMELSWDPRFRDGALTGHYVVGAWYDTSNADDVLFDVDRQPQPLTGEPFLRRSGRYGAYLIARQQLTQSPHGTNPVRGLNVFLRLAQADRNTAAVDNQLTAGMIYTAPFARRPEDDLGLAVGRTHANRRAITFQELEQANAPTTAISRTEYEAELYYTLHATPWLLLRPNVQYIHHPGANQEADDVVILGLKASLGL; encoded by the coding sequence ATGCGGTACATGGCCTGGCTGGCGGGACTGCTCCTCGTGGGGGGCTGGTCGCAGCCCGCCCTCGCGACCGATCCCGCCACGCCTCCGCCGGGCATCACCGGCGACTGGGGCGGATGGCGGCAGCGCTTGTTCGAAGCGGGGGTCGTCCTGCAAGCGGGCTACGTGACGGAGCTGGCCTACAACGCGCGCGGAGGAAAGGGACACGCGCTGCGTCAGGCGGGACAGCTCACCGCGGGGCTGGGCGTGAACCTGGACACGCTCGTGGGCGTGCCTGGCGGAAGCCTCCGGTTCACCGTGACGTACCGGACGGGCAATGACCTGGGCGCGGACATGGCGCTGGGGACGCTCCAGCTCGTGCAGGAAGTCTATGGCCGAGGCGAGGTCGGTCGGATCACCCAGCTCTGGTATGAGCAGTCTTTTCTGGACCGGCGCCTGAAGTGGAAGCTGGGGCGGCTCACCGTGGGCGAGGACACCGCGGACTTCCCCTGTGACTTCCAGAACCTGACCTTCTGTGGCGCGCAGCCCGGCAACATCGTGGGCTCGTACTGGTTCAACTGGCCCGTGAGCCAATGGGGCACGCGACTGAGAGGCGAGCCGAGCCAACAGATCGCCCTCCAGCTGGCGGCCTATGAGATCAACCCCCAGAACCTGAACGAGACCTTCAGCATCGGGCACTTCTCCGGGGCCACGGGCGTGATGGTTCCCATGGAACTCAGCTGGGACCCGCGCTTTCGCGACGGCGCGCTCACCGGGCACTACGTCGTGGGCGCCTGGTACGACACGTCCAACGCGGATGACGTGCTGTTCGACGTGGATCGCCAACCCCAGCCGCTCACCGGCGAGCCGTTCTTGCGTCGCTCGGGCCGCTATGGCGCCTACCTCATCGCGCGCCAGCAGCTCACCCAGTCACCTCACGGCACGAACCCCGTGCGGGGCCTCAATGTCTTCCTGCGCCTGGCGCAAGCGGACCGCAACACGGCCGCCGTCGACAACCAGCTCACGGCGGGAATGATCTACACCGCGCCATTCGCGCGTCGCCCGGAGGATGACCTCGGCCTCGCGGTGGGCCGCACGCACGCCAATCGCCGGGCCATCACCTTCCAGGAGCTCGAGCAGGCGAACGCTCCCACCACCGCCATCTCACGCACCGAGTACGAGGCCGAGCTGTACTACACGCTGCACGCCACGCCCTGGCTCCTGCTGCGGCCCAACGTCCAGTACATCCACCACCCGGGCGCGAACCAGGAGGCCGATGACGTCGTCATCCTGGGGCTGAAGGCCTCTCTCGGACTCTGA
- a CDS encoding pirin family protein translates to MPSRSATMEGFEEAPDVELILAAKSADLPGGIHVLRALPQAQRRMVGPFVFLDQMGPTSLRADVLSHPHIGLSTVTYLFEGEILHKDSLGSEQWIRPGAVNWMTAGSGIVHAERAPTHKPDDGRLYGIQIWVALPRAHEETAPSFVHHAAESLPTVEDAGVRIRLVAGSMFGLRSPVKTHSELFYADVALEAGAVLKLPALHDERAAYVAEGSLSLTRGTLGAGNLALFRRGAEVLLQATEDSRVLVFGGEPLDGPRHIFWNFVSSSKERIEEAKRAWKEQRMGKVPGESGFIPL, encoded by the coding sequence ATGCCCTCTAGGAGCGCGACGATGGAGGGATTCGAGGAAGCACCGGACGTCGAGCTGATCCTCGCGGCGAAGAGCGCGGATCTGCCGGGCGGTATTCATGTCCTGCGCGCCCTTCCCCAGGCCCAGCGCCGGATGGTGGGGCCGTTCGTGTTCCTCGACCAGATGGGCCCGACGTCGCTCCGCGCGGATGTGCTGTCCCATCCGCACATCGGCTTGTCGACCGTCACCTACTTGTTCGAGGGGGAGATCCTCCACAAGGACAGCCTGGGCTCCGAGCAGTGGATCCGCCCGGGCGCCGTGAACTGGATGACCGCGGGGAGCGGCATCGTGCACGCCGAGCGCGCCCCCACGCACAAGCCCGACGATGGGCGCCTGTATGGAATCCAGATCTGGGTCGCCCTCCCCCGCGCGCACGAGGAGACCGCGCCCAGCTTCGTGCACCACGCCGCCGAGAGCCTGCCCACCGTCGAGGACGCCGGGGTCCGCATCCGACTCGTGGCGGGCTCGATGTTCGGCCTGCGCTCGCCCGTGAAGACGCACTCCGAGCTGTTCTACGCGGACGTGGCCCTCGAGGCTGGCGCGGTCCTCAAGCTCCCCGCGCTCCACGATGAGCGCGCGGCCTATGTCGCGGAGGGAAGCCTCTCCCTCACGCGTGGGACACTCGGCGCGGGGAACCTCGCGCTGTTCCGCCGAGGCGCCGAGGTGCTGCTCCAGGCGACGGAAGACTCGCGCGTGCTGGTGTTCGGTGGCGAGCCTCTGGATGGGCCGCGCCACATCTTCTGGAACTTCGTCTCCAGCTCGAAGGAGCGCATCGAGGAGGCGAAGCGGGCGTGGAAGGAGCAGCGCATGGGGAAGGTCCCCGGCGAGTCAGGGTTCATCCCGCTCTGA
- a CDS encoding S8 family peptidase, protein MRRLLIMGLLGLAACSNGTTKGQEAAPRAQQGTGRVEGRLTPFQGAGQQAPHARGGSAVPIWRELSNIATRPRGWMSPLGPSRTVHAMQEDVPVAGEVILRFDVPNLTPEQVIQRVAIPGYRVAHKGYASQYLHLVAFERAGPSALRVSAQDTHGLVEQLATRPGVRFAEPNRWVRPLATPDDPGFAFQWHYLALNLPAAWDVQEGNPGLVVAVIDTGIVPHPDLGDRILPGYDMISDAANAGDGDGRDSDPTDPGGDEPSGGSSWHGTHVAGTLGALTNNGRGVAGVTWAARILPVRVVGRQGGSTFDVAAAMEWAAGGTVPGVPPNPTPAKVINLSLGANTPPQQAYQEVIDERVEAAEAIFVVAAGNEAQDASLSSPCNQRLVICVGATSLVGRRSSYSNFGSDVTVMAPGGEMRQDLNGDGYPDGVLSTALNAALQPAYVFYEGTSMATPHVTGALALLASVKPDLTLDEARTLLTRSAVPAESCPEGCGAGIVNAQAALRLLQGGDTSAPPQLAVNTPGLFFLGDGTLPLFVYNEGGGELQVTASADGALASHLSFPKGDSVTVPALSARALSIAVTTSGLAAGDYSVPLVLSSEGGSVPVTVKLRVGARSAQDAIVVLAYQDAQGNWRSSPELTTVASAASGYRYALTVPAGTYVVTAAIDDNQDGTLFEEGERVGIWRNRDSVEPVTIRDGQTVLGIDFDLVPFMPVGASQ, encoded by the coding sequence ATGCGCCGACTGCTCATCATGGGCTTGTTGGGACTTGCCGCCTGCTCGAACGGGACCACGAAGGGACAGGAGGCCGCGCCGCGCGCGCAGCAAGGCACCGGGCGAGTCGAGGGCAGGCTCACGCCCTTTCAGGGCGCGGGGCAGCAAGCGCCGCACGCGAGGGGTGGGTCGGCCGTCCCCATCTGGCGTGAGCTGTCGAACATCGCGACCCGCCCGCGCGGCTGGATGTCACCGCTCGGCCCGAGCCGCACGGTACATGCGATGCAGGAGGACGTGCCCGTGGCGGGCGAGGTCATCCTTCGCTTCGATGTGCCCAACCTCACGCCGGAGCAGGTGATCCAACGCGTCGCCATCCCCGGCTACCGCGTGGCGCACAAGGGCTATGCGAGCCAATACCTGCACCTCGTCGCCTTCGAGCGCGCCGGCCCCAGCGCGTTGCGCGTCTCCGCCCAGGACACCCATGGATTGGTGGAGCAGCTCGCCACACGTCCCGGCGTTCGATTCGCCGAGCCCAACCGGTGGGTGCGCCCGCTCGCCACGCCGGATGACCCCGGCTTCGCCTTTCAGTGGCACTACCTGGCGCTGAACCTCCCGGCGGCCTGGGATGTCCAAGAGGGCAACCCAGGGTTGGTCGTCGCGGTCATCGACACGGGCATCGTGCCGCACCCGGATCTCGGCGATCGCATCCTGCCGGGCTACGACATGATCTCCGATGCCGCCAACGCGGGAGACGGCGATGGGCGCGACAGCGACCCGACGGATCCTGGAGGCGATGAGCCGAGCGGCGGCTCGTCCTGGCACGGCACGCACGTCGCAGGAACGCTGGGCGCGCTGACCAACAACGGCCGAGGCGTGGCGGGGGTGACGTGGGCCGCGCGAATCCTCCCGGTGCGCGTGGTGGGGCGCCAGGGCGGGAGCACGTTCGATGTCGCGGCGGCGATGGAGTGGGCCGCGGGCGGCACGGTGCCCGGTGTGCCGCCGAACCCCACTCCCGCCAAGGTCATCAACCTGAGCCTCGGTGCGAACACGCCGCCTCAGCAGGCGTATCAAGAAGTCATCGACGAGCGGGTGGAGGCCGCCGAGGCCATCTTCGTCGTCGCCGCGGGCAATGAGGCCCAGGACGCGTCGCTCTCGTCGCCGTGCAATCAGCGGCTAGTCATCTGCGTGGGCGCCACGTCGCTGGTGGGCCGGCGCAGCAGCTACTCCAACTTCGGATCGGACGTGACGGTGATGGCTCCTGGTGGCGAGATGCGCCAGGACCTCAACGGGGACGGCTATCCCGACGGGGTGCTCTCCACCGCGCTCAACGCCGCGCTGCAGCCGGCGTATGTCTTCTACGAAGGCACCAGCATGGCCACGCCGCACGTGACGGGGGCGCTGGCGCTCCTGGCCTCGGTGAAGCCGGACCTCACCTTGGACGAGGCTCGGACCTTGCTGACGCGCTCCGCGGTGCCGGCAGAGTCCTGTCCGGAGGGCTGTGGCGCGGGAATCGTCAACGCCCAGGCGGCGCTGCGGCTCCTGCAAGGCGGAGACACGTCGGCGCCGCCGCAGCTCGCGGTGAACACGCCGGGGTTGTTCTTCCTCGGCGATGGGACGCTTCCCCTCTTTGTCTACAACGAGGGCGGTGGGGAGCTGCAGGTGACGGCCAGCGCGGACGGCGCCTTGGCCTCACACCTGTCGTTTCCGAAAGGGGACTCGGTGACGGTGCCCGCGCTGAGCGCCCGCGCCTTGAGCATCGCGGTCACGACCTCGGGGCTGGCCGCGGGCGACTACTCCGTGCCGCTCGTGCTCAGCAGCGAAGGGGGCAGCGTGCCTGTTACGGTGAAGCTGCGCGTGGGCGCTCGCTCCGCGCAGGATGCGATTGTCGTCCTCGCCTACCAGGACGCGCAGGGCAACTGGCGCAGCAGCCCTGAGTTGACGACGGTGGCGAGCGCGGCGAGCGGCTATCGCTATGCCCTCACGGTGCCCGCGGGGACGTACGTCGTGACCGCGGCCATCGACGACAACCAGGACGGGACGCTGTTCGAGGAGGGCGAGCGCGTGGGCATCTGGCGCAACCGGGACAGCGTGGAGCCCGTCACCATTCGCGACGGGCAGACCGTGCTCGGCATCGACTTCGACCTCGTGCCCTTCATGCCCGTGGGGGCGTCGCAGTAG
- a CDS encoding DEAD/DEAH box helicase, protein MSATEELLETVREEASPGIWTAGVGLARAGAVSVRAIGEEEATLHVRVTGRPAPVTTVLYPDDEIWECDCRGKADPCEHVVAAAIALHQTLSQRAAAPRATARPSAPPPASRPASAPPPAARPAPTAAPAPRPASAPQSERMVYRFRRVAAGLQLERLIVRPDNTARLLARKLSSLLTNPEERQRIHVDPCDLEVDKLLPATHAALSSERIEAVLGALEPARTVLFDGALVSVSGEPVFPRVTVEDRGEQTVLKVEKDPRITEVIVPGVVLCAGALCRLAEQALTGTRLEKLPQERAFAPSQLGELTGKVLPEIARRMPVDVKSRRLPAIDRTLKPRISLDVDTLDTGLSVLPTLVYGSPPTVRIDTGRMVHLQGPVPVRNEPAEQNLIHQLRDELNMVPGRRVTVQGKEAVHLADKLRRWRGGLTGNAAQVVSPNVQLRPLLSIDSGATAAGAPRVGFSLDFQVEGLDSEAPVTVSAEAVIRAWEEGLGLVPIQGGGWAPLPTGWLQTNGQRVADLLAARGSDGRLANHAIPQLTGLCDALDHPPPPEFNKLAPLVQGFEKLPEAALPADLTATLRPYQLQGVAWLTFLRRAGLGGVLADDMGLGKTLQTICTLGPGTLVVAPTSVLPNWEAELKRFRPSLKVCVYHGPNRALDEAADVTLTTYALLRLDAAELGAKTWDTVVLDEAQAIKNPDSQVARAAFGLEAGFRIALSGTPIENRLEELWSLMHFTNRGLLGGRKEFDDRWARPVADNLKGAAEKLRARIRPFVLRRLKRDVAPELPPRTDAVRHVTLSERERAVYDAVYAATREEVVAQLEEGGSVLKALEALLRLRQAACHPALVPGQQAATSSKVQALIEALGTAVEDGHKALVFSQWTSMLDLIEPALREANIAFIRLDGSTANRGAVAAAFQDPKGPPVMLISLKAGATGLNLTAADHVFLVDPWWNPSVEAQAADRAHRIGQQRPVMVYRLVSQGTVEEKILTLQDKKRALFESALGGDSGGAAITRADLMQLLS, encoded by the coding sequence ATGTCCGCGACCGAGGAACTGCTCGAAACCGTCCGGGAGGAAGCCTCTCCGGGCATCTGGACCGCGGGCGTGGGACTGGCCCGCGCTGGCGCCGTCTCCGTCCGCGCCATCGGCGAGGAAGAGGCCACCTTGCACGTGCGCGTCACTGGACGCCCCGCGCCGGTGACCACCGTCCTCTACCCCGATGATGAAATCTGGGAGTGCGACTGTCGCGGCAAGGCGGATCCGTGCGAGCACGTGGTGGCGGCGGCCATCGCGCTGCACCAGACCTTGTCGCAGCGCGCCGCCGCGCCTCGCGCGACCGCGCGTCCTTCAGCACCGCCGCCCGCGTCTCGCCCCGCTTCGGCGCCACCTCCAGCAGCCCGCCCTGCCCCGACGGCCGCACCTGCGCCTCGCCCGGCCTCGGCACCGCAGTCCGAGCGAATGGTGTACCGCTTCCGGCGCGTGGCCGCGGGACTCCAGCTCGAGCGGCTCATCGTCCGGCCGGACAACACCGCGCGCCTGCTCGCGCGCAAGCTGTCCTCGCTCCTGACCAATCCCGAGGAGCGCCAGCGCATCCACGTGGACCCGTGCGACCTCGAGGTGGACAAGCTGCTGCCCGCGACCCACGCGGCGCTCTCCTCGGAGCGCATCGAGGCCGTGCTGGGCGCGCTGGAGCCCGCGCGCACTGTCCTCTTCGACGGTGCCCTCGTGTCCGTGTCCGGCGAGCCCGTCTTCCCTCGCGTCACCGTGGAAGACCGAGGCGAGCAGACGGTGCTCAAGGTGGAGAAGGACCCGCGCATCACCGAGGTCATCGTCCCGGGCGTCGTGCTGTGCGCGGGAGCGCTGTGTCGGCTGGCGGAGCAGGCGCTCACGGGCACGCGCCTCGAAAAGCTGCCGCAGGAGCGCGCCTTCGCCCCGTCGCAGCTCGGTGAATTGACGGGCAAGGTGCTGCCGGAGATCGCGCGACGGATGCCGGTGGACGTCAAGAGCCGGCGACTTCCCGCGATCGATCGCACGCTCAAGCCTCGCATCTCGCTCGACGTGGACACCCTGGACACGGGCCTGTCGGTGCTGCCCACGCTCGTGTACGGCTCACCGCCCACGGTGCGCATCGACACGGGCCGCATGGTGCATCTGCAAGGCCCGGTGCCCGTGCGCAACGAGCCCGCCGAGCAGAACCTCATCCACCAGCTCCGCGACGAGCTGAACATGGTGCCCGGCCGGCGCGTGACGGTGCAGGGCAAGGAAGCCGTTCACCTCGCGGACAAGCTGCGCCGCTGGCGCGGTGGGCTCACGGGCAACGCGGCCCAGGTGGTGAGCCCCAACGTGCAGCTGCGGCCCCTGTTGTCCATCGACTCGGGCGCGACCGCGGCGGGGGCTCCGCGCGTGGGCTTCTCGCTCGACTTCCAGGTGGAGGGCTTGGACTCGGAGGCTCCGGTGACGGTGAGCGCGGAGGCCGTCATCCGCGCCTGGGAAGAAGGGCTGGGGCTGGTCCCCATCCAAGGCGGAGGCTGGGCGCCGCTGCCCACCGGTTGGCTCCAGACGAATGGACAGCGCGTGGCGGATCTCCTGGCCGCGCGGGGCTCGGACGGCCGCCTCGCCAACCACGCCATCCCTCAGCTCACGGGCCTGTGCGACGCGTTGGATCATCCCCCGCCCCCGGAGTTCAACAAGCTCGCGCCGCTCGTCCAAGGCTTCGAGAAGCTCCCGGAGGCGGCCCTGCCGGCCGACCTCACCGCCACGCTGCGCCCCTATCAGCTCCAGGGCGTGGCCTGGCTCACGTTCCTGCGCCGCGCGGGGCTGGGAGGCGTGCTCGCCGATGACATGGGCCTGGGCAAGACCCTGCAGACCATCTGCACCCTCGGGCCCGGCACGTTGGTGGTGGCCCCCACGAGCGTGCTTCCCAACTGGGAGGCGGAGCTGAAGCGCTTCCGTCCCTCGCTGAAGGTCTGCGTCTACCACGGCCCCAACCGCGCCTTGGACGAAGCGGCGGACGTGACGTTGACCACCTACGCGCTCTTGCGATTGGACGCGGCGGAGCTGGGCGCGAAGACATGGGACACCGTCGTGCTCGACGAGGCCCAGGCCATCAAGAACCCGGACAGCCAGGTGGCGCGCGCGGCCTTCGGTCTGGAAGCGGGCTTCCGCATCGCGCTGAGCGGCACGCCCATCGAGAACCGGCTCGAGGAGCTGTGGAGCCTGATGCACTTCACCAATCGGGGCTTGCTCGGAGGCCGCAAGGAATTCGATGACCGGTGGGCCCGCCCCGTGGCCGACAACCTCAAGGGCGCGGCGGAGAAGCTGCGGGCGCGCATCCGTCCCTTCGTCCTGCGCCGACTCAAGCGCGACGTCGCCCCGGAGCTTCCGCCGCGCACCGATGCCGTGCGCCACGTCACGCTCAGCGAGCGCGAGCGCGCCGTCTATGACGCTGTCTACGCCGCGACGCGCGAGGAAGTGGTGGCCCAACTGGAGGAAGGTGGCAGCGTGCTGAAGGCGCTGGAGGCGCTGCTGCGGCTGCGCCAGGCGGCTTGCCATCCCGCGCTCGTGCCGGGGCAGCAGGCCGCGACGTCTTCCAAGGTCCAGGCCCTCATCGAGGCGCTCGGCACCGCGGTGGAAGATGGGCACAAGGCGCTCGTGTTCTCGCAGTGGACGTCCATGCTCGACCTCATCGAGCCCGCGCTGCGCGAGGCGAACATCGCCTTCATCCGGCTGGACGGAAGCACCGCGAACCGAGGCGCGGTGGCCGCGGCGTTCCAGGACCCCAAGGGTCCGCCCGTCATGCTCATCTCGCTCAAGGCGGGCGCCACGGGCCTCAACCTCACGGCGGCGGACCATGTCTTCCTGGTGGACCCCTGGTGGAACCCATCCGTCGAGGCCCAGGCCGCGGACCGCGCGCACCGCATCGGGCAGCAGCGGCCGGTGATGGTCTACCGGCTGGTGTCGCAGGGCACGGTGGAAGAGAAGATCCTCACGCTCCAGGACAAGAAGCGCGCGCTCTTCGAGTCCGCGCTCGGCGGCGACTCGGGAGGCGCGGCCATCACCCGCGCGGACCTCATGCAGCTCTTGTCTTGA